Proteins encoded in a region of the Schistocerca serialis cubense isolate TAMUIC-IGC-003099 chromosome 6, iqSchSeri2.2, whole genome shotgun sequence genome:
- the LOC126484839 gene encoding uncharacterized protein LOC126484839 codes for MLQTRSAVLLAVLVAAATAAPAEDAALYSSKYDSVDLDKVLASDRLLNSYFQCLISDADDRCTADAKYLKEVIPDALTNECNRCRPNQKEGAEKVIKFLINNKPDMWEKLEAKYDPQGVYKKRYQNEFERVKGGKDQEPYSSKYDNVNLDEVLASERLLNNYFECLIADTEERCTADAKYLKEVIPDALTNGCSRCRPNQREGADKVIKFLIKNKPDMWNKLEAKYDPEGVYTKKYQKEYEMAKGEGNNEPYSSKYDNVNLDEVLASERLLNSYFECLMANTENRCTADAKYLKEVIPDALTNGCSRCKPNQREGAEKVIRFLVKNKPDMWNKLEAKYDPEGIYKKSYQSEYERVKSGKDEEPYSSKYDNVNLDEVLASERLLNSYFECLIANTEERCTADAKYLKGVIPDALTNGCSRCRPNQRDGADKVIRFLIKNKPDMWKKLEAKYDPEGVYGKKYQSEYERVKRGEAPIERSKTGQDNEPYSSKYDNVNLDEVLKSDRLLSNYFQCLMDENEERCTADAKYLKEVIPDALNNSCSRCRPNQREGAEKVIKYLMKNKPDMWNKLEAKYDPDGTYRKKYENEYDMAKSGQDKEPYSSKYDNVNLDEVLASERLLNNYFECLMADTDDRCTADAKYLKEVIPDALSNGCSRCRPNQREGAEKVIKHLMKNKPDMWNKLEAKYDPDGTYRKKYENEYDMAKSGQDNEPYSSKYDNVNLDEVLASERLFNNYFECLMADTDDRCTAEAKYLKEVIPDALKNGCSRCRPNQREGAEKVIKHLINKKPDMWNQLEAKFDPEGVYRKKYQGDYERVKGQKEADMYSSKYDNVNLDEVLRSDRLLDSYFRCLIENTEDHCTADAKYLKEVIPDALTNGCNLCRPNQRDGAEKVIRHLIKNKPAMWNELEAKYDPEGIYRTKYQSDYERVKV; via the exons AGGTAATACCGGACGCACTCACCAATGAATGTAATCGGTGCCGTCCGAACCAAAAGGAAGGAGCCGAGAAGGTCATAAAGTTCCTTATTAACAACAAACCAGACATGTGGGAGAAACTGGAGGCGAAGTACGACCCACAGGGGGTATACAAGAAGAGGTACCAGAACGAGTTTGAGAGAGTCAAGGGGGGGAAGGACCAGGAGCCGTACTCCAGCAAGTACGACAATGTGAACCTGGACGAGGTGCTGGCCAGCGAGCGACTCCTCAACAACTACTTCGAGTGCCTCATCGCCGACACAGAAGAGCGCTGCACGGCGGATGCCAAGTACCTCAAGG AAGTGATACCGGACGCACTGACCAACGGCTGCAGCCGCTGTCGCCCAAACCAACGTGAGGGAGCCGACAAGGTGATCAAGTTCCTTATCAAGAACAAGCCGGACATGTGGAACAAACTGGAGGCCAAGTATGATCCCGAGGGCGTGTACACGAAGAAGTACCAGAAGGAGTACGAGATGGCCAAAGGAGAGGGGAACAATGAACCGTACTCGAGCAAGTACGACAACGTCAACCTGGACGAGGTTCTGGCCAGCGAGCGCCTCCTCAACAGCTACTTCGAGTGCCTCATGGCCAACACTGAGAACCGCTGCACTGCCGATGCCAAGTACCTCAAGG AGGTCATCCCAGATGCGCTCACAAACGGGTGCAGCCGATGCAAGCCTAACCAGCGTGAGGGTGCCGAGAAAGTGATCCGGTTCCTCGTGAAGAACAAGCCCGACATGTGGAACAAACTGGAAGCCAAATACGACCCTGAAGGCATCTACAAGAAGAGTTACCAGAGTGAATACGAGAGGGTCAAGAGCGGAAAGGACGAGGAGCCGTACTCCAGCAAGTACGACAACGTGAACCTGGACGAGGTGCTGGCCAGCGAGCGACTCCTCAACAGCTACTTCGAGTGCCTCATCGCCAACACAGAAGAGCGCTGCACGGCAGACGCCAAGTACCTCAAGG GGGTCATCCCAGATGCTCTGACGAACGGATGCAGTCGCTGCCGCCCCAACCAGAGAGACGGTGCCGACAAGGTCATCAGATTCCTCATCAAGAACAAGCCGGATATGTGGAAGAAACTGGAGGCCAAGTACGACCCCGAGGGTGTGTACGGGAAGAAGTACCAGAGCGAGTACGAGAGGGTCAAGCGGGGGGAGGCACCCATTGAGAGGAGCAAGACTGGCCAGGACAATGAGCCTTACTCCAGCAAGTACGACAACGTCAATCTGGACGAGGTGCTGAAGAGCGACCGCCTTCTCAGCAACTACTTCCAGTGCCTCATGGACGAAAACGAAGAACGCTGCACTGCTGACGCTAAGTACCTCAAGG AAGTCATCCCTGACGCTTTGAACAACAGCTGCAGTCGCTGTCGTCCAAACCAGCGGGAAGGAGCCGAGAAAGTGATCAAATATCTGATGAAGAACAAGCCCGATATGTGGAACAAGTTGGAGGCCAAGTACGACCCTGACGGTACGTACAGGAAGAAGTACGAGAACGAGTACGACATGGCAAAGAGCGGCCAGGACAAAGAACCGTACTCCAGCAAATACGACAATGTGAACCTGGACGAGGTACTGGCCAGCGAGCGACTCCTCAACAACTACTTCGAGTGTCTCATGGCCGACACGGATGACCGCTGCACAGCCGACGCCAAGTACCTCAAAG AGGTCATTCCTGACGCTTTAAGCAACGGCTGCAGTCGCTGTCGTCCAAACCAGCGGGAAGGAGCCGAGAAAGTGATCAAACATCTGATGAAGAACAAGCCCGATATGTGGAACAAGTTGGAGGCCAAGTACGACCCCGACGGTACGTACAGGAAGAAGTACGAGAACGAGTACGACATGGCAAAGAGCGGCCAGGACAACGAGCCGTACTCCAGCAAGTACGACAACGTCAACCTGGACGAGGTACTGGCCAGCGAGCGACTCTTCAACAACTACTTCGAGTGTCTCATGGCCGACACAGACGACCGCTGCACAGCCGAAGCCAAGTACCTCAAGG AGGTCATCCCGGACGCGCTGAAGAACGGTTGCAGCCGCTGTCGGCCGAACCAGAGGGAGGGAGCCGAGAAGGTGATCAAGCACCTCATCAACAAGAAGCCCGATATGTGGAACCAGTTGGAGGCCAAGTTTGACCCTGAGGGCGTTTATCGGAAGAAGTACCAGGGCGACTACGAGAGGGTGAAGGGCCAGAAGGAGGCCGACATGTACTCCAGCAAGTACGACAACGTCAACTTGGATGAGGTGCTGCGCAGCGACCGCCTGCTCGACAGCTACTTCCGCTGCCTCATCGAAAACACCGAGGATCACTGCACCGCCGACGCCAAGTACCTCAAGG AGGTCATCCCAGACGCACTGACGAATGGCTGCAACCTATGTCGACCAAATCAACGAGATGGCGCCGAAAAGGTCATCAGACACCTCATCAAGAACAAACCCGCCATGTGGAACGAACTTGAAGCTAAATACGACCCAGAGGGCATCTACAGAACCAAATACCAGAGCGACTATGAAAGGGTGAAAGTCTAG